A region from the Cannabis sativa cultivar Pink pepper isolate KNU-18-1 chromosome 9, ASM2916894v1, whole genome shotgun sequence genome encodes:
- the LOC115721856 gene encoding G-type lectin S-receptor-like serine/threonine-protein kinase SD1-1 isoform X2: MLHFNIRYYSTSALLLIICSSTQMSIFYSISIIYAISILFFCTTSFAFETSLSSSHSLKDGTTLVSEDETFRLGFFSLGSSKNRYLGIWYNKIPIQTVVWVANRCNPINESSGLLRINSIFGSLELLYGNNSVVWSTNSTKQARKPIMQLLDSGNLVLKDGEINLWESFDHPCDTFLPGMKIGWNLKTGHQWSLTAWKNVNDPCPGDLNYGFDIKNNACPEIYILKGTQKYYRSGSWNGLRFSGVPEIQDNPVYDFIYVYNNSEVSFSYTMKTMQLSSMIVLKQTTASRQRLAWVNNKWNVYSTSPENDCDKYNHCGANGNCSMVNNKPICQCLDGFKPKSQEAMNWSEGCVRNDNLNCSNANNHRFEKFGSLKLPETINSWVNTSMSLIDCREKCLRNCSCMAYSNSDIRSQGSGCILWFGSNLFDIRYLSSNGEDLYIRYPAAEIIHKRRNGLIEKIVAIVASVGVVFGMIVAYCIYRRNFLRGTGKTYLNKERTEEAELPLFDLAIISHATNDFSNANKLGQGGFGAVFKGTLADGQEIAVKRLSKCSSQGVNEFKNEVILIAKLQHRNLVKLLGCCIQGEEKLLIYEYMPNKSLDFFIFDFGMAKTFGGNQTEGNTNRVMGTYGYMAPEYASDGLFSIKSDVFSFGIMVLEIISGTKNRGFFHKDNTLNLSGHAWTLWEEGNPLELVDKSVAETCTQSEVLRCMHIALLCVQQRPEDRPTMSTVAVMLGSHNALPIPKHPGFFMEISKTNHEDSSSKHNKESTSTNEVTITLLEAR; encoded by the exons ATGCTCCATTTTAATATAAGGTATTATAGCACTAGTGCACTGCTATTAATTATTTGTAGCAGCACTCAAATGTCTATATTTTACTCTATTAGCATCATCTATGCTATTAGTATCCTCTTCTTTTGTACTACTTCTTTTGCATTTGAGACTAGtctaagttcatctcattcactTAAAGATGGAACGACTTTGGTTTCAGAAGATGAAACATTCAGGTTGGGCTTTTTCAGTCTTGGCAGCTCAAAGAATCGTTACCTGGGAATTTGGTACAATAAAATCCCAATACAAACTGTTGTTTGGGTTGCTAATAGATGCAATCCTATTAATGAATCATCTGGCTTGTTGAGGATCAATAGCATTTTTGGCAGTCTTGAACTTCTGTATGGCAATAACAGTGTTGTTTGGTCAACTAACTCAACTAAACAAGCTCGAAAGCCAATTATGCAACTCTTGGATTCTGGAAATCTTGTCCTAAAAGATGGAGAAATCAACTTGTGGGAAAGCTTTGATCATCCTTGTGACACATTTTTGCCTGGGATGAAGATAGGATGGAACTTGAAGACAGGTCATCAGTGGAGTTTAACTGCATGGAAGAATGTCAATGATCCTTGTCCTGGAGACTTAAATTACGGGTTTGACATAAAAAATAACGCATGCCCAGAAATCTATATTCTAAAGGGTACTCAAAAATATTATCGTTCGGGGTCATGGAATGGCCTTCGTTTCAGTGGTGTACCAGAAATTCAGGACAATCCAgtgtatgattttatttatgtcTACAACAATAGTGAAGTGTCCTTCTCGTATACTATGAAGACTATGCAATTGTCGTCAATGATAGTACTAAAACAAACAACTGCTAGTCGTCAACGGTTGGCTTGGGTAAATAACAAGTGGAATGTTTATTCAACTTCCCCGGAAAACGATTGTGATAAATATAATCATTGTGGAGCCAATGGAAACTGTTCTATGGTTAATAACAAGCCAATATGCCAATGCCTAGATGGATTCAAGCCCAAATCTCAAGAAGCAATGAATTGGTCTGAAGGTTGTGTAAGAAATGACAACCTCAACTGCTCGAATGCCAATAATCATAGATTTGAAAAATTTGGCAGCTTGAAACTGCCGGAAACCATAAATTCTTGGGTGAACACAAGTATGAGCCTCATTGATTGCAGGGAAAAATGCTTGAGAAACTGTTCTTGCATGGCTTATTCAAATTCAGATATTAGAAGTCAAGGAAGTGGCTGCATATTGTGGTTTGGTAGTAACCTGTTCGATATTAGATATCTTTCTTCAAATGGAGAGGATCTATACATTCGATATCCGGCTGCAGAGATAA TACATAAACGTCGGAATGGCCTAATAGAAAAAATAGTTGCAATTGTGGCTTCTGTTGGAGTTGTATTCGGGATGATCGTTGCTTACTGCATTTACAGGAGAAATTTCTTAAGAG GTACTGGAAAAACATATCTCAACAAGGAGAGAACAGAAGAAGCGGAGCTTCCACTTTTTGACCTTGCTATTATATCTCACGCAACTAATGATTTCTCAAATGCAAACAAGCTTGGACAAGGGGGTTTCGGAGCAGTTTTCAAG GGAACTTTAGCAGATGGTCAAGAAATTGCAGTAAAAAGGCTTTCAAAATGTTCTAGTCAAGGGGTGAATGAGTTTAAGAATGAAGTTATATTAATTGCAAAACTCCAACACAGAAATCTTGTGAAGCTTCTTGGTTGTTGCATTCAAGGAGAAGAAAAATTGTTAATATATGAATACATGCCAAACAAAAGCTTGGACTTCTTCATATTTG ACTTTGGCATGGCTAAAACATTTGGAGGAAATCAAACTGAAGGGAATACAAACAGAGTGATGGGAACATA TGGTTACATGGCACCAGAATATGCTAGTGATGGGCTTTTTTCTATAAAATCGGATGTCTTTAGTTTTGGGATAATGGTGTTAGAAATTATAAGTGGAACAAAAAATAGGGGATTCTTCCATAAGGACAATACCCTTAATCTTTCAGGACAT GCGTGGACATTATGGGAGGAGGGAAATCCTTTAGAACTAGTAGATAAATCTGTGGCGGAGACATGTACTCAATCTGAAGTGCTACGGTGCATGCATATTGCTCTTTTATGTGTCCAACAACGACCTGAGGATAGGCCAACCATGTCAACTGTGGCAGTAATGTTGGGAAGTCATAATGCATTGCCTATACCTAAACACCCTGGCTTTTTCATGGAAATATCTAAGACTAATCATGAAGATTCTTCTTCAAAGCATAACAAAGAATCCACTTCAACAAATGAGGTTACAATTACTCTATTGGAAGCTCGATAA
- the LOC115721856 gene encoding G-type lectin S-receptor-like serine/threonine-protein kinase At4g27290 isoform X1, which yields MLHFNIRYYSTSALLLIICSSTQMSIFYSISIIYAISILFFCTTSFAFETSLSSSHSLKDGTTLVSEDETFRLGFFSLGSSKNRYLGIWYNKIPIQTVVWVANRCNPINESSGLLRINSIFGSLELLYGNNSVVWSTNSTKQARKPIMQLLDSGNLVLKDGEINLWESFDHPCDTFLPGMKIGWNLKTGHQWSLTAWKNVNDPCPGDLNYGFDIKNNACPEIYILKGTQKYYRSGSWNGLRFSGVPEIQDNPVYDFIYVYNNSEVSFSYTMKTMQLSSMIVLKQTTASRQRLAWVNNKWNVYSTSPENDCDKYNHCGANGNCSMVNNKPICQCLDGFKPKSQEAMNWSEGCVRNDNLNCSNANNHRFEKFGSLKLPETINSWVNTSMSLIDCREKCLRNCSCMAYSNSDIRSQGSGCILWFGSNLFDIRYLSSNGEDLYIRYPAAEIIHKRRNGLIEKIVAIVASVGVVFGMIVAYCIYRRNFLRGTGKTYLNKERTEEAELPLFDLAIISHATNDFSNANKLGQGGFGAVFKGTLADGQEIAVKRLSKCSSQGVNEFKNEVILIAKLQHRNLVKLLGCCIQGEEKLLIYEYMPNKSLDFFIFDEIRRELLEWHKRFEIICGIARGILYLHQDSRLRIIHRDLKLSNVLLDSDLVPKISDFGMAKTFGGNQTEGNTNRVMGTYGYMAPEYASDGLFSIKSDVFSFGIMVLEIISGTKNRGFFHKDNTLNLSGHAWTLWEEGNPLELVDKSVAETCTQSEVLRCMHIALLCVQQRPEDRPTMSTVAVMLGSHNALPIPKHPGFFMEISKTNHEDSSSKHNKESTSTNEVTITLLEAR from the exons ATGCTCCATTTTAATATAAGGTATTATAGCACTAGTGCACTGCTATTAATTATTTGTAGCAGCACTCAAATGTCTATATTTTACTCTATTAGCATCATCTATGCTATTAGTATCCTCTTCTTTTGTACTACTTCTTTTGCATTTGAGACTAGtctaagttcatctcattcactTAAAGATGGAACGACTTTGGTTTCAGAAGATGAAACATTCAGGTTGGGCTTTTTCAGTCTTGGCAGCTCAAAGAATCGTTACCTGGGAATTTGGTACAATAAAATCCCAATACAAACTGTTGTTTGGGTTGCTAATAGATGCAATCCTATTAATGAATCATCTGGCTTGTTGAGGATCAATAGCATTTTTGGCAGTCTTGAACTTCTGTATGGCAATAACAGTGTTGTTTGGTCAACTAACTCAACTAAACAAGCTCGAAAGCCAATTATGCAACTCTTGGATTCTGGAAATCTTGTCCTAAAAGATGGAGAAATCAACTTGTGGGAAAGCTTTGATCATCCTTGTGACACATTTTTGCCTGGGATGAAGATAGGATGGAACTTGAAGACAGGTCATCAGTGGAGTTTAACTGCATGGAAGAATGTCAATGATCCTTGTCCTGGAGACTTAAATTACGGGTTTGACATAAAAAATAACGCATGCCCAGAAATCTATATTCTAAAGGGTACTCAAAAATATTATCGTTCGGGGTCATGGAATGGCCTTCGTTTCAGTGGTGTACCAGAAATTCAGGACAATCCAgtgtatgattttatttatgtcTACAACAATAGTGAAGTGTCCTTCTCGTATACTATGAAGACTATGCAATTGTCGTCAATGATAGTACTAAAACAAACAACTGCTAGTCGTCAACGGTTGGCTTGGGTAAATAACAAGTGGAATGTTTATTCAACTTCCCCGGAAAACGATTGTGATAAATATAATCATTGTGGAGCCAATGGAAACTGTTCTATGGTTAATAACAAGCCAATATGCCAATGCCTAGATGGATTCAAGCCCAAATCTCAAGAAGCAATGAATTGGTCTGAAGGTTGTGTAAGAAATGACAACCTCAACTGCTCGAATGCCAATAATCATAGATTTGAAAAATTTGGCAGCTTGAAACTGCCGGAAACCATAAATTCTTGGGTGAACACAAGTATGAGCCTCATTGATTGCAGGGAAAAATGCTTGAGAAACTGTTCTTGCATGGCTTATTCAAATTCAGATATTAGAAGTCAAGGAAGTGGCTGCATATTGTGGTTTGGTAGTAACCTGTTCGATATTAGATATCTTTCTTCAAATGGAGAGGATCTATACATTCGATATCCGGCTGCAGAGATAA TACATAAACGTCGGAATGGCCTAATAGAAAAAATAGTTGCAATTGTGGCTTCTGTTGGAGTTGTATTCGGGATGATCGTTGCTTACTGCATTTACAGGAGAAATTTCTTAAGAG GTACTGGAAAAACATATCTCAACAAGGAGAGAACAGAAGAAGCGGAGCTTCCACTTTTTGACCTTGCTATTATATCTCACGCAACTAATGATTTCTCAAATGCAAACAAGCTTGGACAAGGGGGTTTCGGAGCAGTTTTCAAG GGAACTTTAGCAGATGGTCAAGAAATTGCAGTAAAAAGGCTTTCAAAATGTTCTAGTCAAGGGGTGAATGAGTTTAAGAATGAAGTTATATTAATTGCAAAACTCCAACACAGAAATCTTGTGAAGCTTCTTGGTTGTTGCATTCAAGGAGAAGAAAAATTGTTAATATATGAATACATGCCAAACAAAAGCTTGGACTTCTTCATATTTG ATGAAATAAGAAGAGAATTATTGGAGTGGCACAAGCGCTTTGAAATTATATGTGGAATTGCTAGGGGAATTCTCTATCTTCACCAAGATTCTAGATTGAGAATAATCCATAGAGACTTGAAGTTGAGCAATGTGTTGCTTGATAGTGATTTGGTACCCAAAATTTCAGACTTTGGCATGGCTAAAACATTTGGAGGAAATCAAACTGAAGGGAATACAAACAGAGTGATGGGAACATA TGGTTACATGGCACCAGAATATGCTAGTGATGGGCTTTTTTCTATAAAATCGGATGTCTTTAGTTTTGGGATAATGGTGTTAGAAATTATAAGTGGAACAAAAAATAGGGGATTCTTCCATAAGGACAATACCCTTAATCTTTCAGGACAT GCGTGGACATTATGGGAGGAGGGAAATCCTTTAGAACTAGTAGATAAATCTGTGGCGGAGACATGTACTCAATCTGAAGTGCTACGGTGCATGCATATTGCTCTTTTATGTGTCCAACAACGACCTGAGGATAGGCCAACCATGTCAACTGTGGCAGTAATGTTGGGAAGTCATAATGCATTGCCTATACCTAAACACCCTGGCTTTTTCATGGAAATATCTAAGACTAATCATGAAGATTCTTCTTCAAAGCATAACAAAGAATCCACTTCAACAAATGAGGTTACAATTACTCTATTGGAAGCTCGATAA